In a genomic window of Pseudomonas oryzihabitans:
- a CDS encoding aldo/keto reductase yields MSETLRIPGIDTPVSRIGLGTWAIGGWMWGGTDEARSIETIRGAVQGGINLIDTAPVYGFGRSEEIVGKALEGIRDQAVIATKVALEWPGEQVRRNASAARIRQELEDSLRRLRTDRIDLYQVHWPDPQVPHEETARELERQQQAGKILAIGVSNYSPEQLEAFRQFANLSSVQPPYNLFERAIEADVLPYAQRHGLVVLAYGALCRGLLSGRMNADTRFEGDDLRQGDPKFQAPRFAQYLAAVDALTAFARERHGKSVLALAIRWILDQGPTIALWGARKPEQLQGLDEAFGWRLSREDLTAIDAILAEHVKDPVGPEFMAPPLR; encoded by the coding sequence ATGAGTGAAACCCTGCGTATCCCGGGTATCGATACCCCCGTTTCCCGCATCGGCCTCGGTACCTGGGCCATCGGTGGCTGGATGTGGGGCGGTACCGACGAAGCCCGTTCCATCGAGACCATCCGCGGCGCCGTGCAAGGCGGCATCAACCTCATCGACACCGCCCCGGTATACGGCTTCGGCCGCTCCGAGGAGATCGTCGGCAAGGCCCTGGAAGGCATCCGCGACCAGGCGGTGATCGCTACCAAGGTCGCCCTGGAGTGGCCGGGCGAGCAGGTCCGCCGCAACGCCAGCGCCGCGCGTATCCGCCAGGAGCTGGAGGATTCTCTGCGCCGCCTGCGTACTGATCGCATCGATCTCTATCAGGTGCACTGGCCCGATCCCCAGGTGCCCCACGAAGAAACCGCCCGCGAACTGGAGCGGCAGCAACAGGCGGGCAAGATCCTCGCCATCGGCGTGAGCAACTACTCGCCCGAGCAGTTGGAAGCCTTCCGCCAGTTCGCCAATCTTTCCAGCGTGCAGCCGCCCTACAACCTGTTCGAGCGCGCCATCGAAGCCGATGTGCTGCCCTATGCCCAGCGTCACGGCCTGGTGGTGCTGGCCTATGGCGCCCTCTGCCGTGGCCTGCTGTCCGGGCGGATGAACGCCGATACCCGCTTCGAGGGCGACGACCTGCGCCAGGGCGATCCCAAGTTCCAGGCGCCGCGCTTCGCCCAGTATCTGGCGGCGGTGGACGCCCTGACCGCCTTCGCCCGCGAACGGCACGGCAAGTCGGTACTGGCCCTGGCCATCCGCTGGATTCTCGACCAGGGGCCGACCATCGCCCTCTGGGGGGCGCGCAAGCCCGAGCAGTTGCAGGGCCTGGACGAGGCTTTCGGCTGGCGCCTGAGCAGGGAAGACCTGACGGCCATCGATGCCATCCTCGCCGAACACGTCAAGGACCCGGTGGGGCCCGAGTTCATGGCGCCGCCCCTGCGTTGA
- a CDS encoding phage holin family protein: MINENPTPRPSEGDTSVVGLVKQLVQEVPALFTKELALAKAELGESLRTTKAGVAGVAAGAIVLLAGFIVLLMGVVYFLSQYLTPWAAALLVGAVVMVIGFIMLQSGKKQFEPSHFTPDRTVNSLQKDKDAVRRAAQ, encoded by the coding sequence ATGATCAACGAGAATCCCACTCCGCGTCCCAGCGAGGGCGATACCTCGGTGGTCGGCCTGGTCAAGCAGCTGGTCCAGGAAGTCCCGGCGCTGTTCACCAAGGAACTGGCCCTGGCCAAGGCCGAACTGGGCGAATCCCTGCGCACCACCAAGGCCGGCGTCGCCGGCGTGGCAGCTGGCGCCATCGTGTTGCTGGCCGGCTTCATCGTGCTGCTCATGGGCGTGGTCTATTTCCTCTCCCAGTACCTCACGCCCTGGGCCGCCGCCCTGCTGGTGGGCGCCGTGGTCATGGTGATCGGCTTCATCATGCTGCAGTCGGGCAAGAAGCAATTCGAGCCGTCCCACTTCACGCCTGACCGCACCGTCAACAGCCTGCAGAAGGACAAGGACGCCGTACGGAGAGCCGCACAATGA
- a CDS encoding Dps family protein — MAVANAKQELKTVSSVKQKAHQGEDATLQNQQAVGEALAVLLSDVFALYIKTKNYHWHMKGSHFRDYHLLLEEQATQLYGITDLIAERARKIGQPTVRSLEQMVQLKRLASSDATDLSADQMLTELHDDNQSLAAYMRTTHTLTDDANDVSTTSLLEEWIDQAEERAWFLGQTVGK; from the coding sequence ATGGCCGTTGCCAATGCCAAGCAAGAACTGAAGACCGTTTCCAGCGTCAAGCAGAAGGCCCATCAGGGCGAGGACGCCACCCTGCAAAACCAGCAGGCGGTAGGCGAAGCCCTGGCCGTGCTGCTGTCCGATGTCTTCGCGCTGTACATCAAGACCAAGAACTACCACTGGCACATGAAGGGCTCGCATTTCCGCGACTACCACCTGCTGCTGGAAGAACAAGCCACCCAGCTGTATGGCATCACCGACCTGATCGCCGAGCGCGCGCGCAAGATCGGCCAGCCCACCGTACGCTCCCTGGAGCAGATGGTGCAGCTCAAGCGCCTGGCCAGCAGCGACGCCACCGACCTGTCGGCCGACCAGATGCTGACCGAGCTGCATGACGACAACCAGTCGCTGGCCGCCTACATGCGCACCACCCACACCCTGACCGACGACGCCAACGACGTCTCCACCACCAGCCTGCTGGAAGAGTGGATCGACCAAGCCGAAGAGCGTGCCTGGTTCCTGGGTCAGACCGTCGGTAAATAA
- a CDS encoding MFS transporter: protein MATTSKAKSIFRVVSGNFLEMYDFMVYGFYATAIAKTFFPGDDAFASLMLSLATFGAGFLMRPLGAIFLGAYIDKHGRRHGLIVTLALMAMGTLLIAVVPGYATLGVAAPILVLIGRLLQGFSAGVELGGVSVYLSEIATPGRKGFFVSWQSASQQVAVVFAGVLGALLNHWLSPAEMGEWGWRIPFLIGCLIVPFLFIIRRSLEESPEFEARKQRPTFRETMASIGQNFGTVLAGVAMVSMTTASFYLITAYTPTFGRHELNLTALDSLIVTACVGVSNFIWLPVMGALSDRVGRRPLLIFATVLAILSAYPAMIWLTNEPSFGRLLLVELWLSFLYGTYNGGMVVALTEIMPVHVRTTGFSLAYSLATATFGGFTPMICTWLIQETGNKAAPGMWLTLAAVLGLVATLTLFRGKSHGQLKPATA, encoded by the coding sequence ATGGCCACCACCTCGAAAGCCAAATCCATCTTCCGCGTCGTCAGCGGAAACTTCCTCGAAATGTACGACTTCATGGTGTATGGCTTCTATGCCACGGCCATCGCCAAGACGTTCTTTCCCGGTGACGACGCCTTCGCCTCCCTGATGCTGTCGCTGGCCACCTTCGGTGCCGGCTTCCTGATGCGTCCCCTGGGGGCGATCTTCCTCGGCGCCTACATCGACAAGCACGGCCGTCGCCATGGCCTGATCGTGACCCTGGCACTGATGGCCATGGGTACCCTGCTGATCGCCGTGGTGCCCGGCTATGCCACCCTGGGCGTGGCCGCGCCGATCCTGGTGTTGATCGGTCGCCTGCTGCAGGGCTTCTCCGCCGGCGTCGAGCTGGGCGGAGTATCCGTCTACCTGTCGGAAATCGCCACCCCCGGTCGCAAGGGCTTCTTCGTCTCCTGGCAATCCGCCAGCCAGCAGGTCGCGGTGGTCTTCGCCGGCGTGCTGGGCGCCCTGCTCAACCACTGGCTGTCGCCCGCCGAGATGGGTGAATGGGGCTGGCGCATCCCCTTCCTGATCGGCTGCCTGATCGTGCCCTTCCTGTTCATCATCCGCCGCTCCCTGGAAGAAAGCCCGGAGTTCGAGGCGCGCAAGCAGCGTCCGACCTTCCGCGAGACCATGGCCTCCATCGGCCAGAACTTCGGCACCGTGCTGGCCGGCGTGGCCATGGTCTCCATGACCACCGCCTCCTTCTACCTGATCACCGCCTACACCCCCACCTTCGGCCGCCACGAACTGAACCTGACCGCTCTGGACAGCCTGATCGTCACCGCCTGCGTGGGTGTCTCCAACTTCATCTGGCTGCCGGTGATGGGCGCCCTGAGCGATCGCGTCGGCCGTCGCCCGCTACTGATCTTCGCCACCGTGCTGGCCATCCTCAGTGCCTACCCGGCGATGATCTGGCTGACCAACGAGCCCAGCTTCGGTCGTCTGCTGCTGGTCGAGCTGTGGCTGTCGTTCCTCTACGGCACCTACAACGGCGGCATGGTGGTGGCCCTGACCGAGATCATGCCGGTCCACGTCCGCACCACCGGTTTCTCCCTGGCCTACAGCCTGGCCACCGCGACCTTCGGCGGCTTCACCCCGATGATCTGCACCTGGCTGATCCAGGAAACCGGCAACAAGGCCGCCCCCGGCATGTGGCTGACCCTGGCCGCCGTGCTGGGCCTGGTCGCCACCCTGACCCTGTTCCGTGGCAAGAGCCACGGCCAGCTCAAGCCTGCCACCGCCTGA
- the xylA gene encoding xylose isomerase, giving the protein MPYFPNVDKVRYAGPDSDSPFAFRHYEADRLVLGKPMREHLRMAVCYWHTFVWPGSDVFGQGTFQRPWQAAGEPLDQARAKAAAAFEFFSKLGVDYYCFHDTDVAPEGASFAEYRENFARLVDELEHHQSETGVKLLWGTANCFSHPRYAAGAATNPNPEIFACAATQVCTAMNATHRLGGENYVLWGGREGYETLLNTDLKREREQLGRFMQLVVEHKHRIGFQGDLLIEPKPQEPTKHQYDYDVATVFGFLQQFGLEKEIKVNIEANHATLAGHSFQHEIASAVALGVFGSIDANRGDPQNGWDTDQFPNSVEEMTLAIYEILKGGGFTRGGFNFDAKVRRQSLDEVDLFHGHVAAMDTLALSLERAAALLQDDPLGKFKAERYAGWDQALGQRILAGQLNLAQLAEHTFTQGLAPQPVSGRQELLEGIVNRYLYR; this is encoded by the coding sequence ATGCCTTACTTCCCGAACGTCGACAAGGTCCGCTACGCCGGTCCCGACAGCGATTCCCCGTTCGCCTTCCGCCACTACGAAGCCGACCGCCTGGTGCTCGGCAAGCCGATGCGCGAACACCTGCGCATGGCCGTCTGCTACTGGCACACCTTCGTCTGGCCGGGTAGCGATGTCTTCGGCCAGGGCACCTTCCAGCGTCCCTGGCAGGCCGCCGGCGAGCCCCTCGATCAGGCGCGCGCCAAGGCCGCCGCCGCCTTCGAATTCTTCAGCAAGCTGGGCGTCGACTACTACTGCTTCCACGACACCGACGTCGCCCCCGAGGGTGCCAGCTTCGCCGAATACCGTGAGAACTTCGCCCGCCTGGTGGACGAGCTGGAGCACCACCAGAGCGAGACCGGCGTCAAGCTGCTGTGGGGTACCGCCAACTGCTTCAGCCACCCGCGCTACGCGGCCGGCGCCGCTACCAATCCCAATCCCGAGATCTTCGCCTGCGCTGCCACCCAGGTCTGCACGGCGATGAACGCCACCCACCGCCTGGGCGGCGAGAACTATGTGCTCTGGGGCGGTCGCGAAGGTTACGAGACGCTGCTCAACACCGACCTCAAGCGCGAGCGCGAACAACTGGGTCGCTTCATGCAACTGGTGGTGGAACACAAGCACCGCATCGGCTTCCAGGGCGACCTGCTGATCGAGCCCAAGCCCCAGGAGCCGACCAAGCACCAATACGACTACGACGTGGCCACCGTCTTCGGCTTTCTGCAGCAATTCGGGCTGGAGAAGGAGATCAAGGTCAACATCGAGGCCAACCACGCCACCCTGGCCGGCCACAGCTTCCAGCACGAGATCGCCAGCGCCGTGGCCCTGGGGGTGTTCGGCAGCATCGACGCCAACCGCGGCGATCCGCAGAACGGCTGGGACACCGACCAGTTCCCCAACAGCGTCGAGGAAATGACCCTGGCGATCTACGAGATCCTCAAGGGCGGCGGCTTCACCCGCGGCGGCTTCAACTTCGATGCCAAGGTGCGGCGCCAGAGCCTGGACGAGGTGGATCTGTTCCATGGCCACGTGGCCGCCATGGACACCCTGGCGTTGTCGCTGGAGCGCGCCGCGGCGCTGCTGCAGGACGACCCGCTGGGCAAGTTCAAGGCCGAGCGCTATGCCGGTTGGGACCAGGCCCTGGGCCAGCGCATCCTCGCGGGCCAACTGAACCTTGCGCAACTGGCCGAGCACACCTTCACCCAGGGGCTTGCGCCCCAGCCGGTGAGCGGTCGCCAGGAATTGCTCGAAGGCATCGTCAACCGCTACCTCTACCGTTGA
- a CDS encoding OPT/YSL family transporter translates to MSDATAAPSALPLPVERELSPRALLTGALLGILLTPANVYAGLKIGWSFNMSIIALLVSYGLWHRLGRRLGQPGWTLHESNINQTVASAAASIVSGGLVAPIPAYTLLTGQELPTLPLMGWVFAVSFLGIWVAWYLRPLLLADASLTFPEGLATLEALRQVYASGAEALARLRVLLGALALSAIVKLVDSFAWALPRVAPSPALERLTFSFDPSLLLLGFGGIIGLRVGLSLLLGTLLAWAGLAPWLLASGIAQLPADASGPQYGVLVQWLLWPGVSLMVSATLASLAVRLATLPRGERHRQGWRRPRVWPLILLLVASLLVVLLQVRLFGIDPWLALVAIPLAIFLAAMAARVVGATGIPPIGAIGQLSQLTFGLAAPGQVNINLMGANTAGGAAGQSTDLMNDFKVGKAIGATPAKQVVAQCLGIALGAVAGVLTYRLLIPDPQALLLSAAWPAPAVAQWKAVAETLTQGLGALDAAMRLGILCGALAGLLLGLAEALLAPRRALWLPSSAALGLAFILPASVSLMMTLGALLTALVRWRRPRLAERFALAAAAGLIAGESLAGVGAAFWQMLNS, encoded by the coding sequence TTGTCCGACGCCACCGCCGCCCCGTCCGCTCTGCCGCTACCCGTGGAGCGCGAACTCAGTCCCCGCGCCCTGCTCACCGGTGCCCTGCTGGGTATCCTGCTGACCCCGGCGAACGTCTATGCCGGCCTCAAGATCGGCTGGTCGTTCAATATGTCGATCATCGCCCTGCTGGTGAGCTACGGCCTCTGGCACCGTCTGGGCCGGCGGCTTGGACAACCGGGTTGGACGCTGCACGAGAGCAATATCAACCAGACCGTGGCCTCGGCGGCGGCGAGCATCGTTTCCGGCGGCCTGGTGGCGCCCATCCCGGCCTATACCCTGTTGACCGGCCAGGAGCTGCCCACCCTGCCGCTGATGGGCTGGGTATTCGCCGTGAGCTTTCTCGGCATCTGGGTGGCCTGGTATCTCCGGCCGTTGCTGCTGGCCGATGCCAGCCTGACCTTTCCCGAGGGCCTGGCCACCCTGGAGGCACTGCGCCAGGTCTATGCCAGTGGCGCCGAGGCCCTGGCCCGGCTGCGGGTACTGCTCGGCGCCCTGGCGCTGTCGGCGATCGTCAAGCTGGTGGACAGCTTCGCCTGGGCGCTGCCACGGGTGGCGCCCTCGCCGGCCCTGGAGCGATTGACCTTCAGCTTCGATCCCTCCCTGCTGCTGCTCGGCTTCGGCGGCATTATCGGCCTGCGGGTCGGTCTCTCCCTCCTACTTGGCACCCTGCTGGCCTGGGCGGGGCTGGCGCCCTGGCTGCTGGCCAGCGGGATCGCCCAACTGCCTGCGGATGCCAGCGGCCCGCAGTACGGGGTGCTGGTGCAATGGCTGCTGTGGCCGGGGGTGAGCCTGATGGTCAGCGCCACCCTGGCCTCGCTGGCAGTGCGCCTGGCTACCCTGCCGCGCGGTGAACGTCACCGCCAGGGCTGGCGGCGGCCACGCGTCTGGCCGCTGATCCTGCTGCTGGTGGCGAGCCTGCTGGTGGTGCTGCTGCAGGTCCGCCTGTTCGGGATCGATCCCTGGCTCGCCCTGGTGGCCATCCCCCTGGCGATCTTTCTCGCCGCCATGGCCGCGCGGGTGGTGGGCGCTACCGGCATCCCGCCCATCGGCGCCATCGGCCAGCTCTCGCAACTGACCTTCGGCCTGGCCGCGCCGGGCCAGGTCAACATCAACCTGATGGGCGCCAATACCGCCGGCGGCGCGGCCGGCCAGAGCACCGACCTGATGAACGACTTCAAAGTCGGCAAGGCCATCGGCGCCACCCCGGCCAAGCAGGTGGTCGCCCAATGCCTGGGCATCGCCCTGGGCGCGGTGGCCGGGGTGCTCACCTACCGGCTGCTGATTCCCGATCCCCAGGCGCTCTTGCTCAGCGCCGCTTGGCCGGCCCCGGCGGTGGCCCAGTGGAAGGCGGTGGCGGAAACCCTGACCCAAGGTCTGGGCGCGCTGGACGCGGCGATGCGCCTGGGCATCCTCTGCGGCGCCCTGGCCGGCCTGCTGCTGGGCCTGGCCGAGGCGCTGCTGGCCCCGCGCCGGGCACTCTGGCTGCCCAGTTCGGCGGCGCTGGGGCTGGCGTTCATCCTGCCGGCGTCGGTGTCCCTGATGATGACCCTGGGCGCCCTGCTCACGGCCCTGGTGCGCTGGCGCCGGCCACGCCTGGCCGAGCGCTTCGCCCTGGCCGCTGCCGCCGGGCTGATCGCCGGGGAAAGTCTGGCCGGGGTCGGGGCTGCCTTCTGGCAAATGCTCAATTCTTGA
- a CDS encoding DUF3618 domain-containing protein, which produces MSITDQIDAESRKNPEELEREIDQKRERIEDLVGALESRLSPGQLFDQALSYTKGHSGEFAHNLGTTLKANPVPAVLTSVGLLWLALGQNRTPAPATAGSPLKDKLAGALDSVTSSAGHTRDSLNRGSHDVRDKVTGLGDTVSAKASQTGERLSDTAAQAKDTLTDQAQQLKGSFDTLLREQPLVVGALGIALGALLGAALPRTQTEDRALGKHSDKLTAKAKQVASSGYEQVKAAGQDVAKEARPASPDSGSQQAGTGTAPRNLGNDPDAGVESMAGSPRAGTGSTLGATQATTGMNVGRTAANGNTPGAVGDESGMATPPRNF; this is translated from the coding sequence ATGAGCATCACCGATCAGATCGACGCGGAGTCCCGCAAGAATCCCGAAGAACTCGAGCGCGAGATCGACCAGAAGCGCGAGCGCATCGAAGACCTGGTGGGCGCGCTGGAAAGCCGCCTGTCGCCCGGCCAGCTGTTCGACCAGGCGCTCTCCTATACCAAGGGCCACAGTGGCGAATTCGCCCACAACCTGGGCACTACCCTCAAGGCCAATCCGGTGCCCGCGGTGCTGACCTCGGTCGGCCTGCTGTGGCTGGCACTCGGGCAGAATCGCACGCCGGCACCGGCCACGGCGGGCAGTCCGCTGAAGGACAAGCTGGCGGGCGCCCTGGATTCGGTGACCAGCAGCGCAGGCCATACCCGCGACTCACTGAACCGGGGCAGTCACGATGTCCGTGACAAGGTGACCGGCCTGGGCGATACCGTCTCGGCCAAGGCCTCGCAGACCGGCGAGCGGCTGAGCGATACCGCCGCCCAGGCCAAGGACACCCTGACCGACCAGGCGCAGCAACTCAAGGGCAGCTTCGACACCCTGCTGCGCGAACAGCCGCTGGTGGTCGGTGCCCTGGGCATCGCCCTCGGCGCCTTGCTCGGCGCCGCGCTGCCGCGGACCCAGACCGAGGATCGCGCCCTCGGCAAGCACAGCGACAAGCTGACCGCCAAGGCCAAGCAGGTAGCCAGCAGCGGCTACGAGCAAGTCAAGGCGGCTGGACAGGATGTGGCGAAGGAAGCACGCCCGGCCAGCCCTGACAGTGGCAGCCAGCAGGCGGGTACGGGGACTGCGCCCAGAAACCTGGGCAACGATCCCGATGCCGGGGTCGAGTCCATGGCGGGCTCGCCGAGGGCAGGCACCGGCAGCACACTCGGCGCCACCCAGGCAACCACGGGCATGAATGTCGGCCGTACCGCAGCCAACGGTAATACCCCTGGCGCGGTAGGTGACGAGAGTGGCATGGCCACCCCGCCGCGCAACTTCTAG
- the xylF gene encoding D-xylose ABC transporter substrate-binding protein, with translation MNFKTTLLAGLLALCTTGFAQADAQHPKIGFSIDDLRLERWARDRDYFVAAAEQLGAKVYVQSADANEQRQLSQIENLISRGVDAIVIVPFNATVLNNVVAEAKKAGVKVISYDRLILNADIDAYISFDNEKVGEMQAGGVLKAQPKGNYFLLGGAPTDNNAKILRQGQMKVLQPAIDKGDVKIVGQQWVKEWNPTEALAIVENALTANDNKIDGIVASNDATAGGAIQALAAQKLAGKVAVSGQDADLAAIKRVIAGTQTMTVYKPLKLIASEAAKLSVQLVRGEKPGFNSTYDNGTKKVDTVLLTPTELTKDNVELLVKDGFYTQAQIDGK, from the coding sequence ATGAACTTCAAGACCACCCTGCTCGCAGGTCTGCTCGCCCTCTGCACCACCGGTTTCGCCCAGGCCGACGCCCAGCATCCCAAGATCGGTTTCTCCATCGACGACCTGCGCCTGGAGCGCTGGGCCCGTGACCGCGACTATTTCGTCGCCGCCGCCGAGCAACTCGGTGCCAAGGTCTATGTGCAATCCGCCGATGCCAACGAGCAGCGCCAGCTGTCGCAGATCGAGAACCTGATCTCGCGCGGGGTGGACGCCATCGTCATCGTGCCCTTCAACGCCACGGTGCTGAACAACGTGGTGGCCGAGGCCAAGAAGGCCGGGGTCAAGGTGATCTCCTACGACCGCCTGATCCTCAACGCCGACATCGACGCCTATATCTCCTTCGATAACGAGAAGGTCGGCGAGATGCAGGCGGGTGGCGTGCTCAAGGCCCAGCCCAAGGGCAATTACTTCCTGCTCGGCGGCGCCCCCACCGACAACAACGCCAAGATCCTCCGCCAGGGCCAGATGAAGGTCCTGCAGCCGGCCATCGACAAGGGCGACGTCAAGATCGTTGGCCAGCAGTGGGTGAAGGAGTGGAACCCGACCGAGGCCCTGGCCATCGTCGAGAACGCTCTGACCGCCAACGACAACAAGATCGACGGCATCGTCGCCTCCAACGACGCCACCGCGGGCGGCGCCATCCAGGCCCTGGCCGCGCAGAAGCTGGCCGGCAAGGTCGCCGTGTCCGGCCAGGACGCCGACCTCGCCGCCATCAAGCGGGTGATCGCCGGCACCCAGACCATGACCGTCTACAAGCCGCTCAAGCTGATCGCCTCCGAGGCGGCCAAGCTGTCGGTGCAACTGGTGCGCGGCGAGAAGCCGGGCTTCAATTCCACCTACGACAACGGCACCAAGAAGGTCGACACCGTGCTGCTCACGCCGACCGAGCTGACCAAGGACAACGTCGAGTTGCTGGTCAAGGACGGCTTCTACACCCAGGCCCAGATCGACGGCAAATAA
- a CDS encoding LysR family transcriptional regulator: MPTLNRGELADLNVFVALVRRRSFRQAAIELGVTTSALSHALRQLETRLGVKLLNRTSRSVVPTLAGAALAEKLEQGFALIGEALGELDLHRDAPVGRLRLSVPRDAARLLVTPTLPRLLADYPQLQLDISVEDRPVDIVADGLDAGIRYGDTVPQDMVALPLTDELRWVVVGAPAYLARHGRPEHPEDLARHHCIRLRLGNGALYRWELGSGATTRVLDVPGPLTVNETETSIQAALDGLGLAYCLEWRVAEELRDGRLEQLLPAWASPGAPLCIYYPSRRQPPPGLRQLIEALRQSWAQTKP; this comes from the coding sequence GTGCCCACCTTGAATCGCGGCGAATTGGCCGACCTCAACGTCTTCGTCGCCCTGGTCCGCCGGCGCAGTTTCCGCCAGGCCGCCATCGAGCTAGGCGTCACCACCTCGGCACTGAGCCATGCCCTGCGGCAATTGGAGACGCGCCTGGGGGTCAAGCTGCTCAATCGTACCAGCCGCTCGGTGGTGCCGACCCTGGCCGGCGCGGCGCTGGCGGAAAAGCTCGAACAGGGCTTCGCCCTCATCGGCGAGGCCCTGGGCGAGCTGGATCTGCACCGCGACGCCCCGGTGGGCCGGCTGCGCCTGAGCGTACCGCGCGATGCGGCGCGGCTGCTGGTGACCCCCACGCTGCCTCGCCTGCTGGCCGACTACCCGCAGTTGCAACTGGACATCAGCGTCGAAGACCGCCCGGTGGATATCGTCGCCGACGGCCTCGATGCCGGCATCCGCTACGGCGATACCGTGCCCCAGGACATGGTCGCCCTGCCACTCACCGACGAACTGCGCTGGGTGGTGGTGGGCGCCCCCGCCTACCTGGCCCGCCACGGGCGCCCGGAGCACCCGGAGGACCTGGCTCGGCATCACTGCATACGCCTACGCCTGGGCAACGGCGCCCTCTATCGCTGGGAACTGGGCAGCGGCGCCACGACCCGGGTGCTCGACGTGCCGGGCCCGCTCACCGTCAACGAGACCGAGACCTCGATCCAGGCCGCCCTGGATGGCCTGGGGTTGGCCTATTGCCTGGAGTGGCGGGTGGCCGAGGAGCTGCGCGACGGCCGCCTGGAACAGCTGCTGCCGGCCTGGGCCTCGCCCGGCGCGCCGCTGTGCATCTACTACCCCAGCCGGCGCCAGCCGCCGCCAGGCTTGCGCCAACTGATCGAGGCCCTGCGCCAGAGCTGGGCGCAGACGAAGCCCTGA
- a CDS encoding XylR family transcriptional regulator, protein MPSQPPVHRVALLFNGSKIYDRGILAGIGNYLSGTRARWDLFLEEDFLCRLKGIERWQGDGIIADFDDPAVSDALANSALPVIAVGGSYAEAANYPPGIPYVATDNAALVRLAYDHLIESGLTRFACFSLPAADTNRWAGEREAAFAALLRRDGLPVEIYRGLETSAPLWDTAVEQLIAWLHGLPKPVGILAVTDARARQLLQACLTAGISVPEQVALIGIDNDPLARTLTRVPLSSVIQGTEAIGREAARLLHQRLHGVELGAPRVLIPPEGINVQASSRHQAVRHPQVMRALHFIRQYACQGIKTAQVASYVGISRSALETSFRRELGRSLHDEILGFKLAAAAQALQEGAPSLADVARRCGFTSAQYLHAVFRREFGCTPRQYQSNPRPLASAHEKARPETGFQAATVAYLPTV, encoded by the coding sequence ATGCCCAGCCAGCCGCCCGTTCATCGTGTCGCCCTGCTGTTCAACGGCAGCAAGATCTATGACCGCGGCATCCTCGCGGGCATCGGCAACTACCTGAGCGGCACCCGGGCACGCTGGGACCTGTTTCTCGAAGAGGATTTCCTCTGCCGCCTCAAGGGCATCGAGCGCTGGCAGGGCGATGGCATCATCGCCGACTTCGACGACCCTGCGGTAAGCGACGCCCTGGCCAACAGCGCGCTGCCGGTAATCGCGGTGGGCGGCTCCTATGCGGAGGCGGCCAACTACCCGCCGGGCATTCCCTATGTGGCCACCGACAATGCCGCCCTGGTGCGCTTGGCCTATGACCATCTGATCGAGTCGGGGCTGACCCGCTTCGCCTGTTTCAGCCTTCCAGCCGCCGACACCAATCGCTGGGCCGGCGAACGCGAGGCCGCCTTCGCCGCCCTGCTCCGCCGCGACGGCCTGCCCGTGGAGATCTATCGCGGGCTGGAGACCAGCGCGCCGCTGTGGGACACCGCCGTGGAACAGCTGATCGCCTGGCTGCACGGCCTGCCCAAACCGGTGGGCATCCTCGCCGTCACCGACGCCCGGGCGCGGCAACTCTTGCAGGCCTGCCTCACCGCCGGCATTTCGGTGCCGGAACAGGTGGCGTTGATCGGCATCGACAACGATCCCCTGGCCCGCACCCTGACCCGGGTGCCCCTGAGTTCGGTGATCCAGGGTACCGAAGCCATAGGGCGCGAGGCAGCGCGGCTGTTGCACCAGCGGCTGCATGGTGTGGAGCTGGGCGCGCCGCGGGTGCTGATCCCGCCGGAAGGCATCAATGTCCAGGCGTCCAGCCGGCACCAGGCGGTGCGTCATCCGCAGGTGATGCGCGCCCTGCATTTCATCCGCCAATACGCCTGCCAGGGCATCAAGACCGCCCAGGTGGCCAGCTACGTGGGCATCTCCCGTTCGGCGCTGGAGACTTCCTTCCGCCGCGAGCTGGGCCGCAGCCTGCACGACGAGATCCTTGGCTTCAAACTGGCCGCGGCGGCCCAGGCCCTGCAGGAAGGCGCGCCGAGCCTTGCGGACGTCGCCCGCCGTTGCGGCTTCACCTCGGCGCAGTACCTGCACGCGGTGTTCCGTCGTGAATTCGGCTGCACGCCGCGGCAATACCAGTCGAATCCCAGGCCCCTGGCGAGCGCCCATGAAAAAGCCCGTCCGGAGACGGGCTTTCAGGCAGCGACCGTGGCTTATTTACCGACGGTCTGA